From one Sphaeramia orbicularis chromosome 9, fSphaOr1.1, whole genome shotgun sequence genomic stretch:
- the LOC115425420 gene encoding transducin-like enhancer protein 1 isoform X2 translates to MFPQGRHPTPHQAPGQPFKFTIPESLDRIKEEFQFLQAQYHSLKLECEKLASEKTEMQRHYVMYYEMSYGLNIEMHKQTEIAKRLNTICAQVIPFLSQEHQQQVVQAVERAKQVTMAELNAVIGQQHLSHNHGGAPVPLTPHPAGLHPSQLSGSAGLLALSGALGAVPPHLAGKDSGDKKPHLSGPDSHPAGPEHLREREPGTSNSLLPESLRNPDKRRNGPEFSNDTKKRKVDDKDSSHYDSDGEKSDDNLVVDVSNEDPASPRGTPLPSPRENGLDKARLLKKDPCSPASTASSASSSSLKSKEMAMRDKAGTPGLKSSTPTPRGDSTPGPSSTPGIRPSLSKPPSMEIPHPPNAGLRTPLAVPGPYPGAFGMLPHAAGMNGELAGAAGAAAYAAGLHNMSPQMSAAAAAAVAAYGRSPMVGFDPHPHMRVPGMPPSLTGIPGGKPAYSFHVAADGQMQPVPFPPDALVGPGIPRHARQINTLNHGEVVCAVTISNPTRHVYTGGKGCVKVWDISHPGNKSPVSQLDCLNRDNYIRSCRLLPDGRTLIVGGEASTLSIWDLATPTPRIKAELTSSAPACYALAISPDSKVCFSCCSDGNIAVWDLHNQTLVRQFQGHTDGASCIDISNDGTKLWTGGLDNTVRSWDLREGRQLQQHDFTSQIFSLGYCPTGEWLAVGMESSNVEVLHVTKPDKYQLHLHESCVLSLQFAYCGKWFVSTGKDNLLNAWRTPYGASIFQSKESSSVLSCDISVDDKYIVTGSGDKKATVYEVIY, encoded by the exons ACTGAGATTGCCAAGAGACTAAATACCATCTGTGCACAAGTCATTCCCTTCCTCTCACAGGAG CATCAGCAGCAGGTTGTCCAAGCTGTGGAACGAGCTAAACAGGTTACCATGGCAGAGCTCAATGCTGTCATCGGG CAACAACATCTATCCCATAACCATGGTGGTGCCCCTGTGCCCCTCACACCCCACCCTGCAGGCCTACATCCCTCTCAGCTGAGTGGTTCAGCCGGTCTCTTGGCTCTGTCAGGAGCTCTTGGTGCTGTACCTCCTCATCTGGCAGGAAAAGACAGTGGTGATAAGAAGCCTCACCTGTCTGGGCCAGATTCACACCCTGCAGGACCTGAGCACCTGAGAG AGCGAGAGCCTGGAACA AGTAACTCATTACTCCCAGAAAGTCTTAGGAACCCTGATAAACGACGCAATGGACCAGAGTTCTCAAATGATACAAAGAAACGCAAGGTGGATGACAAGGACTCTAGCCACTAT GATAGTGATGGGGAGAAAAGTGATGATAATTTAGTGGTTGATGTCTCAAATGAG GATCCAGCCTCCCCCCGTGGTACACCTCTTCCATCTCCAAGAGAGAATGGCCTTGACAAAGCACGTCTCCTCAAGAAAGATCCCTGTAGTCCAGCCTCCACTGCTTCATCAGCAAGCTCCTCCTCCTTGAAATCCAAAGAAATGGCAATG CGAGACAAGGCAGGCACACCTGGGTTAAAGTCAAGCACACCCACCCCGAGAGGTGATTCCACCCCTGGTCCAAGCTCTACACCTGGAATTAGACCCAGTCTATCAAAACCCCCTTCCATGGAGATACCCCACCCACCCA ATGCAGGTTTACGGACTCCCTTGGCCGTGCCAGGCCCATATCCAGGGGCATTTGGTATGTTACCACATGCAGCAGGAATGAATGGGGAGCTGGCTGGTGCTGCTGGGGCTGCAGCCTATGCTGCTGGACTACACAACATGTCACCTCAGATGAGTGCTGCTGCAGCAGCTGCTGTGGCTGCATATGGTCGATCACCCATG GTTGGTTTTGATCCTCATCCTCACATGCGAGTTCCTGGAATGCCTCCTAGCCTCACAGGAATTCCTGGGGGTAAACC CGCTTACTCCTTTCATGTTGCGGCTGACGGACAGATGCAACCCGTGCCATTCCCGCCAGATGCTTTGGTGGGCCCAGGGATCCCTCGCCACGCCCGTCAGATCAACACTCTGAACCACGGAGAAGTCGTTTGTGCTGTTACCATCAGTAACCCAACCCGACATGTTTACACAGGAGGGAAGGGCTGTGTCAAGGTCTGGGACATTAGTCACCCAGGCAACAAGAGCCCCGTGTCACAGCTTGACTGTTTG AACCGAGACAACTACATCCGCTCGTGTCGTCTCCTCCCTGATGGTCGGACACTAATTGTGGGTGGTGAGGCGAGCACATTGTCAATCTGGGATTTGGCTACGCCCACTCCAAGGATTAAGGCAGAGTTAACATCATCAGCACCAGCATGCTACGCCTTAGCCATCAGCCCAGACTCCAAAGTCTGCTTCTCATGCTGCAGCGATGGAAACATTGCAGTTTGGGATTTACACAACCAAACGTTGGTCAG GCAGTTCCAGGGCCACACAGATGGAGCCAGCTGTATTGACATTTCCAACGATGGCACCAAGCTGTGGACTGGAGGCCTGGATAACACTGTCCGCTCCTGGGATCTGAGAGAGGGACGGCAGCTGCAGCAGCATGACTTCACATCACAG ATCTTCTCCCTGGGCTACTGCCCAACAGGAGAATGGCTTGCAGTGGGGATGGAGAGCAGCAATGTTGAGGTTCTTCATGTCACTAAACCTGACAAATACCAGCTTCATCTACATGAGAGCtgtgtactgtccctgcagtTTGCTTATTGTG GTAAATGGTTTGTGAGCACAGGAAAGGATAACCTACTGAATGCATGGAGAACACCATATGGAGCCAGTATATTCCAG tctAAGGAATCTTCTTCAGTGCTAAGCTGTGACATATCCGTGGATGACAAGTACATCGTCACTGGATCAGGGGACAAGAAGGCCACTGTTTATGAGGTCATCTATTAG
- the LOC115425420 gene encoding transducin-like enhancer protein 1 isoform X1 yields MFPQGRHPTPHQAPGQPFKFTIPESLDRIKEEFQFLQAQYHSLKLECEKLASEKTEMQRHYVMYYEMSYGLNIEMHKQTEIAKRLNTICAQVIPFLSQEHQQQVVQAVERAKQVTMAELNAVIGVRGLPGLPPTQQHLSHNHGGAPVPLTPHPAGLHPSQLSGSAGLLALSGALGAVPPHLAGKDSGDKKPHLSGPDSHPAGPEHLREREPGTSNSLLPESLRNPDKRRNGPEFSNDTKKRKVDDKDSSHYDSDGEKSDDNLVVDVSNEDPASPRGTPLPSPRENGLDKARLLKKDPCSPASTASSASSSSLKSKEMAMRDKAGTPGLKSSTPTPRGDSTPGPSSTPGIRPSLSKPPSMEIPHPPNAGLRTPLAVPGPYPGAFGMLPHAAGMNGELAGAAGAAAYAAGLHNMSPQMSAAAAAAVAAYGRSPMVGFDPHPHMRVPGMPPSLTGIPGGKPAYSFHVAADGQMQPVPFPPDALVGPGIPRHARQINTLNHGEVVCAVTISNPTRHVYTGGKGCVKVWDISHPGNKSPVSQLDCLNRDNYIRSCRLLPDGRTLIVGGEASTLSIWDLATPTPRIKAELTSSAPACYALAISPDSKVCFSCCSDGNIAVWDLHNQTLVRQFQGHTDGASCIDISNDGTKLWTGGLDNTVRSWDLREGRQLQQHDFTSQIFSLGYCPTGEWLAVGMESSNVEVLHVTKPDKYQLHLHESCVLSLQFAYCGKWFVSTGKDNLLNAWRTPYGASIFQSKESSSVLSCDISVDDKYIVTGSGDKKATVYEVIY; encoded by the exons ACTGAGATTGCCAAGAGACTAAATACCATCTGTGCACAAGTCATTCCCTTCCTCTCACAGGAG CATCAGCAGCAGGTTGTCCAAGCTGTGGAACGAGCTAAACAGGTTACCATGGCAGAGCTCAATGCTGTCATCGGGGTACGTGGACTGCCAGGTCTTCCACCTACA CAACAACATCTATCCCATAACCATGGTGGTGCCCCTGTGCCCCTCACACCCCACCCTGCAGGCCTACATCCCTCTCAGCTGAGTGGTTCAGCCGGTCTCTTGGCTCTGTCAGGAGCTCTTGGTGCTGTACCTCCTCATCTGGCAGGAAAAGACAGTGGTGATAAGAAGCCTCACCTGTCTGGGCCAGATTCACACCCTGCAGGACCTGAGCACCTGAGAG AGCGAGAGCCTGGAACA AGTAACTCATTACTCCCAGAAAGTCTTAGGAACCCTGATAAACGACGCAATGGACCAGAGTTCTCAAATGATACAAAGAAACGCAAGGTGGATGACAAGGACTCTAGCCACTAT GATAGTGATGGGGAGAAAAGTGATGATAATTTAGTGGTTGATGTCTCAAATGAG GATCCAGCCTCCCCCCGTGGTACACCTCTTCCATCTCCAAGAGAGAATGGCCTTGACAAAGCACGTCTCCTCAAGAAAGATCCCTGTAGTCCAGCCTCCACTGCTTCATCAGCAAGCTCCTCCTCCTTGAAATCCAAAGAAATGGCAATG CGAGACAAGGCAGGCACACCTGGGTTAAAGTCAAGCACACCCACCCCGAGAGGTGATTCCACCCCTGGTCCAAGCTCTACACCTGGAATTAGACCCAGTCTATCAAAACCCCCTTCCATGGAGATACCCCACCCACCCA ATGCAGGTTTACGGACTCCCTTGGCCGTGCCAGGCCCATATCCAGGGGCATTTGGTATGTTACCACATGCAGCAGGAATGAATGGGGAGCTGGCTGGTGCTGCTGGGGCTGCAGCCTATGCTGCTGGACTACACAACATGTCACCTCAGATGAGTGCTGCTGCAGCAGCTGCTGTGGCTGCATATGGTCGATCACCCATG GTTGGTTTTGATCCTCATCCTCACATGCGAGTTCCTGGAATGCCTCCTAGCCTCACAGGAATTCCTGGGGGTAAACC CGCTTACTCCTTTCATGTTGCGGCTGACGGACAGATGCAACCCGTGCCATTCCCGCCAGATGCTTTGGTGGGCCCAGGGATCCCTCGCCACGCCCGTCAGATCAACACTCTGAACCACGGAGAAGTCGTTTGTGCTGTTACCATCAGTAACCCAACCCGACATGTTTACACAGGAGGGAAGGGCTGTGTCAAGGTCTGGGACATTAGTCACCCAGGCAACAAGAGCCCCGTGTCACAGCTTGACTGTTTG AACCGAGACAACTACATCCGCTCGTGTCGTCTCCTCCCTGATGGTCGGACACTAATTGTGGGTGGTGAGGCGAGCACATTGTCAATCTGGGATTTGGCTACGCCCACTCCAAGGATTAAGGCAGAGTTAACATCATCAGCACCAGCATGCTACGCCTTAGCCATCAGCCCAGACTCCAAAGTCTGCTTCTCATGCTGCAGCGATGGAAACATTGCAGTTTGGGATTTACACAACCAAACGTTGGTCAG GCAGTTCCAGGGCCACACAGATGGAGCCAGCTGTATTGACATTTCCAACGATGGCACCAAGCTGTGGACTGGAGGCCTGGATAACACTGTCCGCTCCTGGGATCTGAGAGAGGGACGGCAGCTGCAGCAGCATGACTTCACATCACAG ATCTTCTCCCTGGGCTACTGCCCAACAGGAGAATGGCTTGCAGTGGGGATGGAGAGCAGCAATGTTGAGGTTCTTCATGTCACTAAACCTGACAAATACCAGCTTCATCTACATGAGAGCtgtgtactgtccctgcagtTTGCTTATTGTG GTAAATGGTTTGTGAGCACAGGAAAGGATAACCTACTGAATGCATGGAGAACACCATATGGAGCCAGTATATTCCAG tctAAGGAATCTTCTTCAGTGCTAAGCTGTGACATATCCGTGGATGACAAGTACATCGTCACTGGATCAGGGGACAAGAAGGCCACTGTTTATGAGGTCATCTATTAG